Proteins from a genomic interval of Cryptomeria japonica unplaced genomic scaffold, Sugi_1.0 HiC_scaffold_1919, whole genome shotgun sequence:
- the LOC131045890 gene encoding pathogenesis-related thaumatin-like protein 3.8, whose translation MAKVSDLALLLVAGMAISLYIQEARAVKFDIKNQCGYTVWAAGLPGGGQQLTQGQTWTVNLAAGTQSARFWGRTGCSFDASGKGTCQTGDCGGQLSCTVSGAVPATLAEYTQSDQDYYDVSLVDGFNIPLSINPTNAQCTAPACKADVNAVCPAELKVAGGCKSACVAFQTDQYCCTGSYTNSCPATNYSMIFKQQCPQAYSYAKDDTATFACPSGTDYTIVFCP comes from the exons CAGATCTTGCGCTTCTTCTTGTGGCTGGAATGGCCATATCTCTTTACATTCAAG AGGCGAGAGCAGTTAAGTTTGATATAAAGAACCAGTGCGGGTACACAGTGTGGGCGGCGGGATTACCCGGAGGAGGGCAGCAGCTGACCCAGGGTCAGACATGGACGGTTAATTTGGCGGCGGGGACACAGTCGGCAAGATTCTGGGGTCGAACCGGCTGCTCTTTCGATGCGAGCGGCAAAGGAACCTGTCAAACCGGTGACTGCGGCGGCCAACTGAGCTGCACAGTCTCGGGAGCTGTTCCCGCCACGCTGGCCGAGTACACTCAGAGCGACCAGGACTATTACGACGTGTCGCTAGTGGACGGCTTcaatattcctctttccatcaacccTACCAATGCACAGTGCACTGCCCCTGCATGCAAAGCCGACGTGAACGCTGTGTGCCCTGCTGAATTGAAGGTTGCCGGCGGATGCAAGAGTGCCTGCGTTGCCTTTCAAACAGACCAGTATTGCTGCACTGGCAGCTATACCAACAGCTGTCCTGCGACAAACTACTCAATGATATTCAAGCAGCAGTGCCCTCAGGCCTACAGTTATGCCAAGGACGATACGGCCACATTCGCTTGCCCCTCCGGTACAGACTACACTATTGTATTCTGTCCCTAG